A portion of the Leptospira kanakyensis genome contains these proteins:
- a CDS encoding NAD(P)H-dependent glycerol-3-phosphate dehydrogenase, with protein MKIGIIGAGSFGTALGSILADKGYDVTLWTRSEDQARSINENHMNSKQMPDLVLPEKLKADTNLIHVVKDKEMIVSAPPSHALSGILKEIKDHIPPKVPIVSASKGIENESLRLVSEIFESELPGQFHSQLSYLSGPSFAKEMVKRVPTIVSIASKNEATAKRVQEIFSFTYFRTYWTPDVVGVEVGGALKNVIAIAAGVADGLGFGQNTRAALITRGLNEISRIGIKMGADPMTFLGPSGMGDLVLTCCGEASRNRTVGFRLGKGEKLKEILASMNEVAEGVKTTLSAKNLSDKLGVEMAITQEVYRMLYEDKDPKEVVKALMGRDLKREGV; from the coding sequence ATGAAGATTGGTATCATTGGCGCCGGAAGTTTTGGCACTGCACTAGGTAGTATTTTAGCGGACAAGGGTTATGACGTGACCCTTTGGACAAGAAGCGAGGATCAAGCAAGATCCATCAATGAAAACCATATGAATTCCAAACAAATGCCCGATTTGGTGCTTCCGGAGAAATTAAAAGCGGATACGAACCTCATCCATGTTGTGAAAGACAAGGAGATGATTGTCTCGGCTCCTCCAAGCCATGCGCTTTCGGGAATTTTAAAAGAAATTAAGGATCATATCCCTCCAAAGGTGCCTATCGTTTCTGCCTCTAAGGGGATAGAAAACGAAAGCCTCAGACTGGTATCGGAAATTTTTGAATCCGAACTTCCTGGACAATTCCATTCCCAACTCTCGTATCTTTCAGGCCCCAGTTTTGCCAAAGAAATGGTGAAACGAGTTCCAACCATTGTTTCTATCGCATCTAAAAACGAAGCCACCGCCAAACGAGTGCAAGAGATCTTTAGTTTTACTTATTTTAGAACCTATTGGACCCCCGATGTTGTGGGTGTCGAAGTAGGCGGTGCTTTAAAAAACGTAATCGCCATTGCTGCAGGAGTTGCTGATGGACTCGGGTTTGGACAAAATACGAGGGCCGCTCTCATCACACGCGGGTTAAACGAAATCTCGCGGATAGGAATCAAAATGGGTGCCGATCCTATGACCTTCCTTGGACCGTCTGGTATGGGGGATTTGGTTCTCACTTGTTGCGGGGAAGCATCGCGTAACAGAACTGTTGGATTTCGATTGGGTAAGGGCGAAAAACTAAAAGAAATTTTAGCTTCTATGAATGAAGTAGCGGAAGGTGTCAAAACCACACTTTCTGCAAAAAATCTTTCTGACAAACTGGGTGTGGAGATGGCCATCACCCAGGAAGTCTATCGAATGTTATACGAAGATAAAGACCCAAAAGAAGTGGTAAAAGCTCTTATGGGTCGTGACCTCAAACGGGAAGGTGTCTAA
- a CDS encoding MAPEG family protein, with protein sequence METIYLTLIGFTLWALGLGVFLTSYRSVQVLLGKKKSNEFPAGIQHGSDFYWRINRAHLNSLENLPLFVAVVFLTANLGMIDSFVNQAGLVILGARVLQSLTHLTSTSVWAVNIRFTFYMTQIFTYIVLLVRLF encoded by the coding sequence GTGGAAACCATTTATCTTACACTCATCGGATTTACACTTTGGGCATTGGGGCTTGGAGTATTTTTAACTTCATATCGAAGTGTACAAGTGTTACTTGGTAAAAAGAAATCAAATGAATTCCCTGCGGGGATCCAACATGGTTCTGATTTTTATTGGAGAATCAACAGAGCTCACCTCAACAGTTTGGAAAACCTTCCCTTATTTGTGGCAGTGGTTTTTTTAACAGCCAACTTAGGTATGATTGATAGTTTTGTAAACCAAGCTGGCCTTGTGATTTTAGGAGCAAGGGTTTTACAATCCCTCACTCATTTAACTTCTACTAGTGTATGGGCAGTGAACATTCGGTTTACATTTTATATGACCCAAATATTCACTTATATAGTTTTACTGGTGCGTCTTTTTTAG
- a CDS encoding alpha/beta hydrolase — MDSLEIIESGASQEEARGVLVLWPSTGGNARSFRIRDSELEVLGLRLVRFNPPSHGNSKGIYDPKTAISLLNVYLKERGYTNKELYGIGHSGGGAALMMYAKEVPFQKLFLLSPILDSVLSLRYLYESGSIEEFSRLLLKPGISDEEKPNKQILETLSNSLWLEGGNVGHLNVPIQNSRIRLDDLSQFLKNLFLPGFVVDTSVIQKRTHYTIFLPKVDKWFPKEYSVSFAKENGLNCIEIPEAPDHFFSSSWLTVWKQIQKIGF; from the coding sequence TTGGATTCTTTAGAAATCATTGAGTCGGGAGCCTCACAAGAAGAGGCGAGAGGTGTTCTTGTTCTTTGGCCAAGCACTGGTGGCAATGCGAGATCGTTTCGGATTCGTGATAGTGAACTAGAAGTACTAGGCCTTAGGCTTGTTCGTTTCAATCCTCCTTCTCATGGAAATTCAAAGGGAATCTACGATCCCAAAACCGCCATATCGTTGTTAAATGTTTATCTGAAAGAGCGCGGATATACAAATAAAGAATTGTATGGGATCGGGCATAGTGGAGGAGGGGCTGCCCTCATGATGTATGCCAAAGAAGTTCCCTTTCAAAAATTGTTTTTACTTTCTCCCATTTTGGATAGTGTCCTTAGCCTTCGGTATTTATACGAATCAGGTTCCATTGAAGAGTTTAGTCGCCTCCTCTTAAAACCCGGAATTTCAGATGAAGAAAAACCCAACAAACAGATATTAGAGACTCTTTCGAACTCTCTGTGGTTAGAGGGTGGAAATGTTGGTCATCTGAATGTTCCCATCCAAAACTCTAGAATTCGGTTAGATGATTTATCTCAGTTTTTAAAAAATCTTTTTTTACCTGGGTTTGTGGTAGATACCTCCGTCATTCAAAAAAGAACTCATTACACAATCTTTCTACCGAAAGTTGATAAGTGGTTTCCGAAAGAATACAGCGTCAGTTTTGCAAAAGAGAACGGACTGAACTGTATCGAAATTCCAGAAGCCCCTGACCATTTTTTTTCATCCTCATGGCTTACCGTTTGGAAACAGATCCAAAAGATTGGGTTTTAA
- the map gene encoding type I methionyl aminopeptidase, giving the protein MSIQNEKDLQGILKAGKFVAKVRELLKLLAKPGVSTLELDNVAKQEFEKAGAFSAPKFDYKFPGYTCISTNFEIAHGIPKKETILKDGDLVNIDVSAKLDGYYADTGISFVVGTANETLQKLCETAIEGTMRATKQAFTGNYLRNIGREIHSAAVENGFTVIKNLAGHGTGKKLHEEPQVLVYEEKRDQRKLGNGLVLAIESFISTGSQTAYEEEDGWTLVASNRRGELSYVAQCEHTVIVQNGKPIIATL; this is encoded by the coding sequence ATGTCGATTCAAAATGAAAAAGACCTTCAAGGGATATTAAAAGCAGGAAAGTTTGTCGCAAAGGTTCGTGAACTTTTAAAACTTCTGGCTAAACCCGGAGTGTCTACTTTGGAACTAGACAACGTTGCAAAACAGGAATTTGAAAAGGCAGGAGCATTTTCTGCGCCTAAGTTTGATTATAAATTTCCTGGTTATACTTGTATCAGTACCAATTTTGAAATCGCACATGGGATTCCTAAAAAAGAAACCATCTTAAAGGATGGAGATTTAGTGAATATAGACGTTTCTGCGAAACTAGATGGTTATTATGCCGATACAGGAATTTCTTTTGTAGTCGGTACAGCAAACGAAACACTTCAAAAACTTTGTGAAACAGCAATCGAAGGAACGATGCGTGCCACAAAACAAGCGTTTACTGGAAATTATTTACGAAACATTGGAAGAGAAATTCATTCTGCCGCAGTAGAAAATGGATTTACTGTGATTAAAAATTTAGCCGGACATGGAACGGGAAAAAAACTCCATGAAGAACCCCAAGTTTTGGTTTATGAAGAAAAACGTGACCAAAGAAAATTGGGAAATGGTCTTGTTCTTGCGATTGAATCTTTTATTTCTACTGGTAGCCAAACTGCTTATGAAGAAGAAGATGGTTGGACACTGGTCGCAAGTAACCGTCGTGGGGAACTCAGTTATGTAGCTCAGTGCGAACATACTGTCATTGTCCAAAACGGAAAACCCATCATCGCTACACTTTAA
- the arsS gene encoding arsenosugar biosynthesis radical SAM (seleno)protein ArsS (Some members of this family are selenoproteins.), which produces METKEQLSTLQSFSGKKFSDSVGHSIHARSLKIFQINVGKWCNQACRHCHVDASPIRTEMMDKATIDLCLEIIEKTPGIETVDITGGAPEGNPYFKDLVLGARKLGKRVMDRCNLTILEEPGYDWLYEFLASNQVEVVSSLPSFIESTTDNQRGKGVYQKSITALQKLNALGYGTKLPLNLVYNPNGLFLGSGQSVLEREYKETLQKKYGIVFNQLFCINNLPISRFLGALVRGGKFEMYMETLANAYNPATVEGLMCLDQISVGYDGSVYDCDFNQMLDLKAQNVKHLKDFDLQSYLGREIVVANHCYGCTAGAGSSCGGEIV; this is translated from the coding sequence ATGGAAACGAAGGAACAACTTTCCACCTTACAATCATTTAGTGGTAAAAAGTTTTCCGATTCTGTCGGACATTCTATTCATGCTCGGTCTCTAAAAATTTTCCAAATTAATGTTGGCAAATGGTGTAACCAGGCTTGTCGGCATTGCCATGTAGATGCGTCTCCCATCCGAACCGAGATGATGGATAAAGCCACAATCGATTTGTGTTTGGAAATCATTGAAAAAACACCGGGTATTGAAACCGTAGATATCACGGGTGGAGCGCCAGAAGGAAATCCATATTTTAAGGATTTAGTTTTGGGTGCAAGAAAACTCGGCAAACGCGTGATGGATCGTTGTAACTTAACCATCCTTGAAGAACCAGGATATGATTGGTTGTATGAATTTTTAGCATCCAATCAGGTGGAAGTTGTATCCTCATTACCGTCATTCATTGAAAGTACGACGGACAACCAAAGAGGAAAGGGAGTATATCAAAAATCCATTACCGCATTGCAAAAGTTAAATGCTCTTGGTTATGGAACCAAACTACCTTTAAATTTGGTTTATAACCCGAATGGTTTATTTTTAGGTTCAGGGCAGTCTGTTTTAGAAAGAGAATACAAAGAAACTTTGCAAAAAAAATACGGAATCGTATTCAACCAATTGTTTTGTATCAATAACCTTCCGATCAGCCGATTTTTAGGAGCTCTCGTTCGGGGTGGTAAGTTTGAAATGTATATGGAAACTTTAGCCAATGCCTACAATCCTGCAACTGTAGAAGGTCTTATGTGTTTGGATCAAATATCCGTAGGATATGATGGTTCCGTTTATGATTGTGACTTCAATCAAATGTTAGATTTGAAAGCACAAAACGTAAAACATCTAAAGGATTTCGATTTGCAATCCTACCTTGGTCGAGAGATCGTAGTAGCAAATCATTGTTACGGGTGTACTGCCGGTGCGGGATCCAGTTGTGGTGGGGAGATTGTTTAG
- a CDS encoding arsenosugar biosynthesis-associated peroxidase-like protein — protein sequence MAENHYYNAKDLGKFGEIGRTNPALAEKFFAYYGAVMAEGALTEREKALIALAVSHALKCPYCIDAYTSTSLQKGANEAQMNEAVHVAAAMAAGINLVHSVQMQNKIDELSF from the coding sequence ATGGCAGAAAATCATTATTATAACGCAAAAGATCTTGGAAAATTTGGTGAGATTGGACGTACGAATCCTGCTCTAGCAGAAAAGTTTTTTGCTTATTACGGTGCTGTAATGGCGGAAGGTGCACTTACGGAAAGAGAGAAAGCTCTGATTGCCTTGGCAGTTTCTCATGCATTAAAATGTCCGTATTGTATTGATGCCTATACATCCACTTCTCTCCAAAAAGGTGCCAATGAAGCACAGATGAATGAAGCAGTTCACGTGGCTGCAGCAATGGCAGCTGGAATCAATTTAGTTCATAGTGTTCAAATGCAAAACAAAATAGACGAACTTTCTTTTTAG
- a CDS encoding TolC family protein, producing MNLVNSYLFRFCLFLVGSLLVSFCSSSPDIKVGDGVVEDSLKKITGVTTKDLERTLSKNSMGLNDLFVLAVEKTERIALKNEATNQAKYGKNKAMAGFLPTLSYVYNKFYSIPGHTADPTPLDNYKTYQAIQSENYASLLPSRTTSSNLPPTVGAGSRLLLSFPLSNGLLAYQDYKAYTSLAEQRRMEAKFEAGRMYMEIALAYYNVLQLEDSLSQAEESLGLHLEAAKEKRRLFSLGRILRYELLNSETAVTNAQAVLEDTRSQLEQVQLTLSTMVGMESKITLENSVPRFKSPNIENVDDVLVKRYDVISSKKGIEVAKANESKALFGFAPNVAVNTFYSFPTPGQTHTKDVTAQLAITMPLTPLTQYADLEMAESATKQAKLTASQTRRAAVQEIQNAIQSLKNSEKLFGIYEKAYQFALDTLKSQESAYHLGRTSLADLIGTKISTLNSKMALQKMDYQRHLNRVVLGVATGELPLLTDSQSSDE from the coding sequence ATGAATTTAGTTAATAGTTATTTATTTCGATTTTGTTTATTTTTAGTGGGTTCTCTTTTGGTTTCCTTCTGTTCATCTAGTCCAGATATAAAAGTAGGTGATGGAGTTGTTGAAGATAGTTTAAAAAAAATAACTGGCGTTACCACAAAGGATTTAGAACGAACATTATCTAAAAATTCGATGGGTTTGAATGATTTGTTTGTTTTAGCTGTGGAAAAAACAGAAAGAATCGCACTTAAAAATGAGGCTACAAACCAAGCTAAGTATGGCAAAAATAAAGCCATGGCTGGGTTTTTGCCCACCCTATCTTATGTTTACAATAAGTTCTATTCAATTCCTGGTCATACTGCTGATCCAACTCCTTTGGATAATTATAAAACATACCAGGCTATACAAAGTGAGAATTATGCATCTCTTTTGCCGTCACGAACAACTTCATCCAATCTTCCTCCAACCGTAGGAGCAGGTTCTCGTTTGTTACTAAGTTTTCCATTATCAAATGGGCTTTTAGCTTACCAAGATTACAAAGCATATACAAGTTTAGCAGAACAAAGGAGAATGGAAGCCAAGTTCGAAGCAGGGCGAATGTATATGGAGATTGCACTAGCTTATTATAATGTTTTGCAATTGGAAGATAGTCTAAGCCAAGCGGAAGAATCTCTAGGTTTACATTTAGAAGCTGCGAAAGAAAAAAGAAGACTTTTTTCTCTTGGAAGAATACTTCGTTATGAACTCTTAAATTCTGAAACAGCAGTCACTAATGCCCAGGCAGTATTAGAAGATACAAGGTCACAACTGGAACAAGTTCAACTGACCTTATCGACTATGGTCGGAATGGAATCTAAGATCACTTTGGAAAATTCGGTTCCTCGTTTTAAATCACCTAATATTGAAAATGTGGATGATGTTTTAGTGAAACGATATGATGTGATTTCATCCAAAAAAGGAATAGAAGTAGCCAAAGCAAACGAAAGTAAAGCTTTGTTCGGTTTTGCACCTAATGTTGCTGTAAATACTTTTTATTCATTTCCTACACCCGGGCAAACACATACTAAAGATGTGACAGCTCAGCTCGCGATTACCATGCCACTCACACCGCTTACACAATATGCAGATTTAGAGATGGCAGAATCGGCAACCAAACAAGCAAAGTTGACCGCTTCACAAACAAGAAGGGCGGCCGTTCAAGAAATCCAAAATGCGATACAAAGTTTAAAAAATTCAGAAAAGTTATTTGGGATTTATGAAAAGGCATACCAGTTTGCATTAGATACATTAAAGAGCCAAGAGTCGGCCTATCATTTGGGACGGACAAGTTTGGCAGATTTAATCGGAACCAAAATTAGCACCCTCAACTCCAAAATGGCATTACAAAAAATGGATTACCAAAGGCATTTAAATCGAGTGGTACTAGGTGTTGCCACAGGCGAATTGCCCCTCCTTACAGATTCACAATCTTCTGATGAATGA
- a CDS encoding efflux RND transporter permease subunit: protein MMMFAMVLLGAIGLSRLGLSQMPNVDFPVVNIVLTLQGANPSVMESDVVDPLEEVLLTVEGVEEIRSTSNESAATITVELGLDRDVDVALQEIQTKIAQVQNKLPDALDPPILLKANPDDTPIIWVALTAEGKTDQEKMIFVKSYLKDKFQKIPGVGEILLGGYVDRTINVYLDPNRLARNELTVDDIANTLLEQNIEVPSGKLENKKSEVSLRAVGDVPTVEQLSNIYINSRTGSAMYRPVKLKDVASVEDGLDEVKRISRFNRIPAVGLGIKKIKGSDAVAVGKAVKLKMEELKPFLPKGYNLSIANDNTTFISESVEELIFTLILSIILTGLVCRLFLGSWSSTGNVLLAIPTSIIGTFLVLYILGFTLNTFTLLGLSLAVGIVVDDAIMVLENISRHKEMGKTWYQASLEGAAEIRFAALAATLAIIAIFLPVAFMQGVIGRYFLEFGITVAVAVVLSLFEALSFTPMRASRYKDKEKSKSKQKLQMTNEVSNWKTNRWIQLFLKFWDRIGIFKILDPIMETFLKKAEVFYEDTLKYVIRYPITILVVSTLVFIFSLGFFLLLKKEFIPSQDLGRFILRAKLPVTTSIQGTDSAMRKVEEYLLSKPGIERYMGNVGGFDGSESNAAMFFVSMQSMGKRPISSKTGKEITQNEIFEDLRKELKPIVPEAKFTIIDISQRGFSAGRGYPVELVLTGPDWDVLAKVSDKIRLKLEEEAVLQDIDTDYVLGQDELRILPNRDAAAVRGVSMANIGNTIGPLMGGKKVSRFTENGRSYDVRIKINKEQGENADIIPNIKVRNTYGEFIRLQEILVFESKKALKSITRVNRDRAIKLFGNPPIQLGQTVSMEKSIKIAKEYLPEGYSVAVSGSAKTANESTNGLVFALCLGILISYMVLASQFNSLRQPLYVLLAMPFSFSGALVALYVTGQTFNMYSFIGLIMLLGLVKKNSILLVEFVNFVRSQGKNIKDSILEGCPVRLRPVLMTSFASIAAAIPPALALGPGAETRIPMAVTILGGLILSTLITFIVVPAAYVLFEKENPK, encoded by the coding sequence ATGATGATGTTCGCCATGGTTCTCCTTGGCGCTATCGGACTTTCTAGACTTGGGCTCTCTCAGATGCCCAATGTTGACTTTCCTGTAGTCAATATTGTTCTCACATTACAAGGTGCTAATCCCTCCGTAATGGAGTCAGATGTAGTTGATCCGTTGGAAGAAGTTCTTTTGACGGTGGAAGGTGTCGAAGAAATCCGATCTACTTCTAATGAAAGTGCTGCAACGATTACCGTAGAACTTGGATTAGATAGAGATGTTGATGTTGCTCTACAGGAAATCCAAACTAAAATTGCACAGGTTCAAAACAAACTTCCCGATGCACTTGATCCCCCAATATTATTAAAAGCAAATCCGGATGATACACCGATCATTTGGGTTGCTTTGACTGCTGAGGGAAAAACGGATCAAGAGAAGATGATTTTTGTGAAATCATACCTCAAAGATAAATTTCAGAAAATTCCTGGAGTTGGTGAGATTTTACTTGGGGGTTATGTAGATAGAACCATCAACGTGTATTTGGATCCTAATCGGTTGGCTCGCAATGAACTAACCGTAGATGACATAGCAAATACATTATTAGAACAAAATATTGAAGTTCCATCAGGTAAATTAGAAAACAAAAAATCAGAAGTTTCACTTCGCGCCGTAGGTGACGTACCTACAGTGGAACAACTTTCTAATATATATATCAATTCACGTACTGGTTCGGCAATGTACCGCCCGGTGAAATTAAAAGATGTCGCATCCGTAGAAGATGGGTTAGATGAAGTAAAAAGAATTAGTCGGTTTAATCGAATCCCAGCAGTGGGTTTGGGTATTAAAAAAATCAAAGGTTCTGATGCCGTTGCCGTTGGAAAAGCAGTAAAATTAAAAATGGAAGAACTCAAACCTTTTTTACCTAAAGGTTATAATTTGAGTATTGCTAATGATAATACAACGTTTATCAGCGAATCAGTTGAAGAACTTATTTTCACTTTAATTCTTTCAATCATACTAACTGGTTTAGTTTGTCGTTTATTTTTAGGAAGTTGGAGTAGTACAGGAAATGTTTTACTCGCTATACCTACATCCATCATAGGAACATTTTTAGTTTTATATATACTCGGGTTCACATTAAATACATTCACATTACTTGGATTGTCACTGGCAGTGGGAATTGTTGTGGACGATGCCATCATGGTGCTTGAAAACATTAGCCGTCATAAAGAAATGGGTAAAACTTGGTACCAAGCATCCCTGGAAGGTGCAGCTGAGATCCGTTTTGCGGCACTTGCAGCCACACTAGCAATCATTGCAATTTTTTTGCCCGTTGCCTTCATGCAAGGAGTCATCGGCAGGTACTTTTTAGAATTTGGAATTACCGTAGCTGTAGCAGTTGTGTTATCTTTGTTTGAGGCACTAAGTTTTACGCCTATGCGTGCTTCCAGATACAAAGACAAAGAAAAATCGAAATCAAAACAAAAACTTCAAATGACGAATGAAGTATCAAATTGGAAAACAAATCGATGGATCCAATTGTTTTTAAAGTTTTGGGATCGAATCGGGATTTTTAAAATTTTAGATCCAATCATGGAAACCTTTCTTAAAAAGGCAGAAGTATTTTATGAAGATACACTAAAGTATGTAATTCGATATCCTATTACAATATTAGTTGTTTCCACTTTGGTATTTATATTTTCCCTGGGATTTTTTTTGTTATTAAAAAAAGAATTCATTCCATCCCAAGATTTGGGTAGGTTCATTCTACGTGCTAAATTACCTGTCACAACCTCAATTCAGGGAACAGACTCCGCTATGCGGAAGGTAGAAGAATACTTACTTTCTAAACCAGGAATTGAAAGATACATGGGAAATGTAGGAGGGTTTGATGGATCAGAATCGAATGCTGCTATGTTTTTTGTTTCGATGCAATCCATGGGCAAACGACCTATCAGTTCTAAAACAGGAAAAGAAATCACACAAAATGAAATTTTTGAAGATTTGCGTAAAGAATTAAAACCTATCGTACCAGAAGCAAAATTTACGATTATAGACATCTCACAACGTGGTTTTAGTGCAGGGCGTGGTTATCCAGTAGAACTTGTGTTAACTGGCCCTGATTGGGATGTTTTGGCAAAAGTCTCAGATAAAATAAGGCTAAAACTGGAAGAAGAAGCTGTTTTACAAGACATCGATACAGATTATGTTTTGGGACAAGACGAACTTCGAATTTTACCAAACCGCGATGCCGCCGCTGTAAGAGGTGTGAGTATGGCTAATATTGGCAATACAATTGGACCTCTTATGGGAGGAAAAAAAGTAAGTAGATTTACCGAAAATGGTAGGAGTTATGATGTTCGAATCAAAATTAATAAAGAACAAGGTGAAAATGCAGACATCATACCTAATATCAAGGTAAGAAATACTTATGGAGAATTCATTCGTTTACAAGAAATTTTGGTATTTGAATCCAAAAAAGCCTTGAAGAGCATTACAAGAGTTAACAGGGACAGAGCGATAAAATTATTTGGAAACCCTCCTATCCAATTAGGACAAACTGTATCCATGGAAAAATCTATTAAAATTGCAAAAGAATACCTTCCTGAAGGATATTCCGTTGCCGTTTCAGGATCGGCTAAAACTGCGAATGAATCAACTAACGGTTTGGTCTTTGCACTTTGTTTAGGAATTTTAATTTCTTATATGGTACTCGCAAGTCAGTTTAATAGTTTGAGACAACCGTTATATGTCCTCCTTGCTATGCCTTTTAGTTTTTCTGGGGCCCTTGTTGCACTGTATGTAACGGGACAGACGTTTAATATGTACAGTTTCATCGGCCTAATCATGTTGTTAGGTCTGGTGAAAAAAAATTCTATCTTACTTGTTGAGTTTGTAAATTTTGTACGATCCCAAGGTAAAAACATAAAAGATTCCATATTAGAAGGTTGCCCAGTTCGTTTGAGGCCAGTTCTTATGACCTCGTTTGCATCCATTGCAGCGGCCATTCCTCCTGCACTTGCATTGGGACCTGGGGCAGAAACAAGAATCCCTATGGCTGTGACTATACTCGGCGGTTTGATACTTTCCACTCTCATTACCTTTATTGTGGTTCCCGCAGCTTATGTACTGTTTGAAAAAGAGAATCCAAAATGA
- a CDS encoding enoyl-CoA hydratase/isomerase family protein, with amino-acid sequence MNPFAEIFHGERILEIKMQSNEKNTFDFEAFVLFEQILNKHANNPNLRVLLFTSAQTQFFSNGIEPTLMYGKTESDVRKSVEQLLRTAQTYFHFPVPTIAVVNGHCMAAGAVFALFSDYRYMVDKGARIGFSEAIVGLNFPSIPTIVLQDLVGVKVTRDLLYSGKQIKGPEAKEIGLVDELFTAETLFGESLKFAETLSKLTNNSSRGMKTAQREPYRKKMESLFQIDADLFTKVILSHDGQEGFHSLIEKRRPKFIT; translated from the coding sequence ATGAATCCTTTTGCAGAGATCTTTCATGGGGAACGCATCTTGGAAATCAAGATGCAGTCCAATGAAAAGAATACTTTCGATTTCGAAGCTTTTGTATTATTCGAACAAATTTTGAACAAACACGCAAACAATCCAAATTTGCGTGTTTTACTTTTTACATCCGCACAAACACAGTTTTTTTCCAACGGAATTGAACCCACACTTATGTATGGAAAAACGGAATCCGATGTTCGGAAATCCGTTGAACAATTGTTAAGAACTGCACAAACCTATTTCCATTTTCCTGTTCCTACGATTGCTGTGGTGAATGGACATTGTATGGCGGCAGGGGCCGTGTTCGCTTTGTTTTCAGACTATCGGTATATGGTGGACAAAGGGGCAAGGATTGGATTTTCCGAAGCCATTGTTGGCCTAAACTTTCCATCCATTCCTACGATTGTTTTACAAGATTTAGTGGGTGTCAAAGTCACTCGTGACCTTCTTTACTCAGGGAAACAAATCAAAGGCCCTGAAGCCAAAGAAATTGGTCTTGTGGATGAATTGTTTACTGCAGAAACGTTGTTTGGTGAATCCTTAAAATTTGCTGAGACACTTTCCAAACTCACAAACAATTCTAGTCGTGGAATGAAAACTGCCCAAAGAGAACCTTACCGAAAAAAAATGGAATCTTTGTTCCAAATTGATGCAGATCTTTTCACAAAAGTCATTCTGTCTCATGATGGACAAGAAGGGTTCCATTCCCTCATCGAAAAACGTAGGCCTAAATTCATCACTTGA